Proteins encoded in a region of the Clostridiisalibacter paucivorans DSM 22131 genome:
- the orr gene encoding ornithine racemase Orr, with translation MSYPKVIIDLNKIEKNTLLLSKKCNEKGIDIAAVTKVFCGAPEIADAMIKGGAKYLADSRIENLKKLNKFHIPKILLRLPMKSQAEDVVEYADISLNSEIEVIEELSTWAKKKNKVHNIILMIDLGDLREGIFEEEEIYETINKIKKYENIRVKGIGTNLTCYGGIIPRKENLNKLLNIRDKIKERNNLELEMISGGNSSSLHLIESDDMPQGINHLRLGESLVLGRETAFGENIENAHRDCFKLEVEIIEIKEKPSIPIGDIGMDAFGNKPTFIDKGIRKRALCAIGKQDVDISDIELYDCDIDILGGSSDHLILDITDTKNDYNIGDIISFRLSYGGILKTMTSEYVDKVVSS, from the coding sequence TTGTCTTATCCAAAGGTAATTATAGATTTAAATAAAATAGAAAAAAATACATTGTTACTTTCTAAAAAATGTAATGAAAAAGGAATAGATATTGCTGCTGTTACAAAGGTATTTTGTGGAGCTCCAGAGATTGCAGATGCTATGATAAAAGGAGGAGCAAAATACTTGGCAGATTCTAGAATAGAAAATTTAAAGAAACTCAATAAATTTCATATACCTAAAATTTTGTTGAGACTTCCGATGAAGAGTCAAGCAGAAGATGTGGTGGAGTATGCAGATATATCTTTAAATTCTGAGATTGAAGTCATAGAGGAATTGTCTACATGGGCAAAGAAAAAAAATAAAGTCCACAATATTATATTAATGATAGATTTAGGGGATTTAAGGGAAGGTATATTTGAGGAAGAAGAGATATATGAAACTATAAATAAGATAAAAAAATATGAAAATATAAGAGTAAAGGGAATAGGAACTAATCTCACTTGTTATGGAGGAATAATACCTAGAAAAGAGAATTTAAATAAGTTATTGAACATAAGAGATAAAATAAAAGAAAGAAACAATTTAGAGTTAGAAATGATATCAGGTGGAAATTCCAGTAGTTTACATTTAATAGAAAGTGATGATATGCCACAGGGTATAAACCATTTAAGATTAGGAGAATCTTTAGTTTTAGGTCGTGAAACTGCTTTTGGTGAAAATATAGAGAATGCACACAGAGACTGTTTTAAATTAGAAGTAGAGATAATAGAAATAAAGGAAAAACCATCTATACCCATTGGAGACATTGGTATGGATGCATTTGGGAATAAACCTACCTTTATAGATAAAGGTATAAGAAAGAGGGCATTATGTGCTATAGGAAAACAAGATGTAGACATATCTGATATAGAACTGTATGACTGTGATATAGATATATTAGGAGGTAGTAGTGACCATTTGATACTTGACATAACCGATACTAAAAATGATTATAATATAGGAGATATAATATCTTTTAGATTGAGTTATGGGGGAATATTGAAGACCATGACATCTGAATATGTAGATAAGGTAGTAAGTAGTTAG
- a CDS encoding GlmL-related ornithine degradation protein, with amino-acid sequence MKIDILVAEIGSTTTVVNAFNGIDSSSPEFIGQGQAPTSVDQGDVNIGLKGAIDDMKKSLNIDDLEYGKLLATSSAAGGLRMTVHGLVYDMTVRAAKEAALGAGANLHQITAGKMRRTDVKKLKEINPNIILIAGGVDFGERDTALYNAEIIADLNLDIPVIYAGNVENQEEIREIFKEKQTELYIVDNVYPKIDQLNIEPTRKVIQDVFEEHIVHAPGMTRVRDMVSGSIMPTPGAVMQASKVLKDEIGDLVTLDVGGATTDVHSVTEGSDEVNRILISPEPVAKRTVEGDLGVYVNMENIVERIGKKDLAKRMNITEGEVEGLIDNHKPIPKSDDQKRFVEELTKEAVITSIRRHAGHFRDLYGPGGKKTVAEGKDLTKIRYIIGTGGALTRLPNRVSIMESISKNNKGNELFPGEYAKILVDNHYIMASLGVLSVEQPKAAVELLKKSLEIENIEICCKEE; translated from the coding sequence ATGAAGATTGATATATTAGTTGCTGAAATAGGTAGTACTACAACAGTTGTCAATGCCTTTAATGGCATTGATAGCTCTTCACCTGAGTTTATTGGTCAAGGTCAAGCACCTACATCTGTAGATCAAGGAGATGTAAATATTGGTCTTAAAGGTGCAATAGATGATATGAAAAAAAGCCTTAATATAGATGATTTAGAATATGGAAAGTTATTAGCTACCAGTAGTGCTGCTGGAGGATTAAGAATGACAGTGCATGGACTTGTTTATGATATGACTGTTAGGGCAGCTAAAGAGGCAGCATTGGGAGCTGGTGCAAACTTACATCAGATAACTGCTGGAAAGATGAGGAGAACTGATGTAAAAAAACTTAAAGAGATTAATCCAAATATAATTTTGATTGCAGGTGGAGTAGATTTTGGAGAACGAGATACTGCATTATATAATGCAGAAATAATTGCTGATTTGAATTTAGACATACCAGTGATTTATGCTGGAAATGTTGAAAACCAAGAGGAAATAAGGGAGATTTTTAAAGAAAAGCAGACCGAACTTTATATAGTAGACAATGTATATCCAAAGATAGACCAATTAAATATAGAACCTACTAGGAAGGTAATACAAGATGTATTTGAAGAACATATAGTTCATGCTCCTGGGATGACCAGAGTTAGGGATATGGTCAGTGGTTCTATTATGCCTACCCCTGGCGCAGTTATGCAGGCATCTAAGGTTTTAAAGGATGAAATAGGAGATTTAGTTACTTTAGATGTTGGAGGAGCTACTACCGATGTCCATTCTGTTACAGAGGGTAGCGATGAAGTTAATAGAATACTTATAAGCCCTGAACCTGTCGCTAAGAGAACGGTTGAAGGTGATTTGGGTGTATATGTAAACATGGAAAATATAGTTGAAAGAATAGGTAAAAAAGATTTGGCAAAAAGGATGAATATTACAGAGGGTGAAGTTGAAGGTCTTATAGATAATCATAAACCTATTCCAAAAAGTGATGATCAAAAAAGATTTGTTGAAGAATTGACTAAGGAAGCAGTAATTACCTCTATAAGAAGACATGCAGGACATTTTAGAGATTTATATGGTCCAGGAGGAAAGAAAACGGTAGCTGAGGGCAAAGACTTAACAAAGATAAGGTATATAATAGGAACAGGTGGAGCCCTTACAAGATTACCTAATAGGGTTAGTATAATGGAGTCTATATCAAAGAACAACAAGGGTAATGAACTTTTTCCTGGTGAATATGCTAAAATATTAGTAGATAACCATTATATAATGGCATCTTTAGGGGTATTGTCTGTAGAGCAACCAAAGGCCGCAGTTGAATTATTGAAAAAGAGTTTAGAAATAGAAAATATAGAGATTTGCTGCAAAGAAGAGTGA